The following are encoded in a window of Bradyrhizobium sp. WBOS07 genomic DNA:
- the ntrB gene encoding nitrate ABC transporter permease, with protein MNMPATKIELETATPAAAAAPVVAMTPKRPPRTEAYARMARETAVRVIPPLVVIALLTLVWELICRRAGSALPPPSRVFKDTKELILDPFFDHGGIDKGLFWHLSASLQRVAFGYSLSAIAGIALGVLVGQSVWAMRGLDPLFQVLRTIPPLAWLPLSLAAFRDGQPSAIFVIFITSIWPIIINTAVGIRNIPQDYRNVAAVVQLNPLEFFSKIMIPAAAPYIFTGLRIGIGLSWLAIVAAEMLIGGVGIGFFIWDAWNSSHISEIILALFYVGIIGFVLDRLIAGLGKVVTRGTAQN; from the coding sequence ATGAACATGCCTGCTACGAAGATCGAGCTTGAGACCGCGACGCCTGCGGCAGCCGCTGCACCGGTCGTCGCGATGACGCCGAAGCGGCCGCCGCGCACTGAAGCCTACGCGCGGATGGCACGGGAGACCGCCGTGCGCGTGATCCCGCCGCTGGTCGTGATTGCGCTGCTGACGCTGGTCTGGGAGCTGATCTGCCGCCGCGCCGGCTCGGCGCTGCCGCCGCCGTCGAGAGTGTTCAAGGACACAAAGGAGCTGATCCTCGATCCGTTCTTCGACCATGGCGGCATCGACAAGGGCCTGTTCTGGCATCTGTCCGCCAGCCTCCAGCGCGTCGCCTTCGGCTATTCGCTCTCGGCCATCGCCGGCATCGCGCTCGGCGTGCTGGTCGGCCAGTCGGTCTGGGCGATGCGCGGGCTGGATCCGCTGTTTCAGGTGCTGCGCACGATTCCGCCGCTGGCCTGGCTGCCGCTGTCGCTCGCCGCGTTCCGCGACGGTCAGCCCTCGGCGATTTTCGTCATCTTCATCACCTCGATCTGGCCGATCATCATCAACACGGCGGTCGGCATCCGCAACATCCCGCAGGACTATCGCAACGTCGCGGCGGTGGTGCAGCTCAATCCGCTCGAATTCTTCTCCAAGATCATGATCCCGGCGGCGGCGCCTTACATCTTCACCGGCCTGCGCATCGGCATCGGCCTGTCGTGGCTTGCGATCGTGGCGGCGGAGATGCTGATCGGCGGCGTCGGCATCGGCTTCTTCATCTGGGACGCCTGGAACTCCTCGCACATCAGCGAGATCATCCTGGCACTGTTCTATGTCGGCATCATCGGCTTCGTGCTGGACCGCCTGATCGCGGGTCTCGGCAAGGTCGTCACCCGCGGCACCGCGCAGAACTGA
- a CDS encoding ABC transporter ATP-binding protein, with protein sequence MTAYLKLDHIDKVFTRGAATTEVLKDINLTIEKGEYVSIIGHSGCGKSTLLNIIAGLTGATTGGVLLENREVNSPGPDRAVVFQNHSLLPWLTVYENVRLGVDKVFARTKSRAERDAWVMHNLNLVQMAHARDKRPSEISGGMKQRVGIARALAMEPKVLLLDEPFGALDALTRAHLQDSVMALHQKLGNTILMITHDVDEAVLLSDRIVMMTNGPSARIGEVLDVPLARPRKRLELATNATYLKCRQRVLEFLYERHRFVEAA encoded by the coding sequence ATGACCGCCTATCTGAAGCTCGACCACATCGACAAGGTCTTTACCCGCGGCGCCGCCACCACGGAGGTCTTGAAGGACATCAACCTCACGATCGAGAAGGGCGAATACGTCTCGATCATCGGCCATTCCGGCTGCGGCAAGTCGACCCTGCTCAACATCATCGCAGGGCTGACCGGCGCCACCACGGGTGGCGTGCTGCTGGAGAATCGCGAGGTCAACTCGCCCGGGCCCGACCGCGCCGTGGTGTTCCAGAACCACAGCCTGTTGCCGTGGCTCACCGTCTACGAGAACGTCAGGCTCGGCGTCGACAAGGTCTTCGCCAGGACCAAGTCCCGCGCCGAGCGCGACGCATGGGTGATGCACAATCTCAACCTGGTGCAGATGGCCCACGCCCGCGACAAGCGCCCGTCCGAGATCTCCGGCGGCATGAAGCAGCGCGTCGGCATCGCCCGGGCACTGGCGATGGAGCCGAAAGTGCTGCTGCTGGATGAGCCGTTCGGCGCGCTCGATGCGCTGACCCGCGCGCATCTGCAGGACTCCGTGATGGCGCTGCATCAGAAGCTCGGCAACACCATCCTGATGATCACGCACGACGTCGACGAGGCCGTGCTTCTGTCCGACCGCATCGTGATGATGACGAACGGGCCGAGCGCGCGCATCGGTGAGGTGCTGGACGTGCCGCTAGCGCGACCTCGCAAGCGGCTCGAGCTGGCCACCAACGCGACCTATTTGAAGTGCCGCCAGCGCGTGCTCGAATTCCTCTACGAGCGTCATCGCTTCGTCGAGGCCGCGTAA
- a CDS encoding MFS transporter, whose protein sequence is MTKNPTWISDWRPEDEAFWNATGKTIARRNLIWSIVAEHIGFSVWLIWSIVTTKLPQAGFHYTTDQLFQLVAVPGLIGAFMRFPYTFAVTTFGGRNWTIFSAAILFIPTLSLAYFVSQPDTPFWLMLLVASTAGLGGGNFASSMTNISFFFPDRMKGWALGLNAAGGNIGVSSVQLLTPILMTLAVFNLYQATPVDGIFLQNAGLMWVLPIAIAVLGAVFFMNNLTTAKSSVKNQLAIVKRKHTWIMAYLYIGTFGSFIGYSAAFPLLIKTQFPAISISIAFLGPLVGSLSRPFGGWLADKVGGSIITFWNFILMAAATVGVLYFVGQKDFIGFLSMFLILFVTTGIGNGSTYRMIPSIFREQNLFKVRGKGDAERAAAMKTASIESGAAVGFIGAVGAVGGYLIPSGFGKSIALTGGPQLALAIYLAFYASCLALTWWFYLRRSPQSEGAPSLAEARV, encoded by the coding sequence ATGACGAAGAATCCAACCTGGATTTCAGATTGGCGCCCCGAAGACGAGGCGTTCTGGAATGCGACCGGCAAGACCATCGCGCGACGCAACCTGATCTGGTCGATCGTGGCCGAGCATATCGGCTTCTCGGTCTGGCTGATCTGGAGCATCGTCACCACCAAGCTGCCGCAGGCCGGCTTCCACTACACCACCGACCAGCTGTTCCAGCTCGTCGCGGTGCCGGGCCTGATCGGCGCCTTCATGCGCTTTCCCTATACATTCGCAGTGACGACGTTCGGCGGCCGCAACTGGACCATCTTCAGTGCGGCGATCCTGTTCATTCCGACCTTGTCGCTTGCCTACTTCGTCAGCCAGCCCGACACGCCGTTCTGGCTGATGCTGCTGGTGGCCTCGACCGCGGGTCTGGGTGGCGGCAATTTCGCCTCCAGCATGACCAACATCTCCTTCTTCTTCCCCGACCGGATGAAGGGGTGGGCGCTCGGCCTGAATGCGGCCGGCGGCAATATCGGCGTCTCCAGCGTGCAGCTCCTGACACCGATCCTGATGACGCTGGCCGTCTTCAACCTGTATCAGGCGACGCCCGTCGACGGCATATTCCTCCAGAATGCCGGCCTGATGTGGGTGCTGCCGATCGCCATCGCAGTGCTCGGCGCGGTGTTCTTCATGAACAACCTCACCACCGCGAAATCGTCGGTGAAGAACCAGCTCGCGATCGTAAAACGCAAGCACACCTGGATCATGGCGTACCTCTATATCGGCACGTTCGGCTCCTTCATCGGCTATTCCGCGGCATTTCCGCTGCTGATCAAGACGCAATTCCCGGCCATCTCGATCTCGATCGCGTTTCTGGGGCCCCTGGTCGGCTCGCTGTCGCGTCCCTTCGGCGGTTGGCTCGCCGACAAGGTCGGGGGCTCCATCATCACCTTCTGGAACTTCATCCTGATGGCGGCGGCCACCGTCGGCGTGCTCTACTTCGTCGGACAGAAGGATTTCATCGGCTTCCTGTCGATGTTCCTGATCCTGTTCGTGACGACGGGCATCGGCAACGGCTCGACCTACCGCATGATCCCTTCGATCTTCCGCGAGCAGAACCTGTTCAAGGTGCGCGGCAAGGGCGACGCGGAGCGCGCGGCCGCCATGAAGACGGCGAGCATCGAAAGCGGCGCGGCGGTCGGCTTCATCGGCGCGGTCGGTGCGGTCGGCGGCTACCTGATCCCCAGCGGCTTCGGCAAGTCGATCGCCTTGACCGGCGGGCCGCAGCTCGCGCTCGCGATCTATCTGGCCTTCTACGCCTCCTGCCTCGCTCTGACCTGGTGGTTCTACCTGCGTCGCAGCCCGCAAAGCGAAGGCGCGCCAAGCCTCGCTGAGGCTCGCGTGTAG
- a CDS encoding globin family protein: protein MTPEQITLIQQSFSKVAPISEQAAVLFYDRLFEVAPSVRAMFPEDMTEQRKKLMGMLAAVVGGLSNLDSILPAASALAKRHVAYGAAPEHYPVVGATLLWTLEKGLGEAWTPELAKAWTDAYGVLSGYMMSEAYGAQPQAAE from the coding sequence ATGACGCCAGAACAGATCACTCTCATTCAGCAGAGCTTCTCCAAGGTCGCTCCGATCTCGGAGCAGGCCGCGGTGCTGTTCTACGATCGTCTGTTCGAGGTGGCGCCGTCCGTGCGCGCGATGTTTCCCGAGGACATGACCGAGCAGCGCAAGAAGCTGATGGGCATGCTCGCCGCCGTCGTCGGCGGCCTGTCGAATCTGGACTCGATTCTTCCCGCGGCCTCCGCGCTCGCCAAGCGCCACGTCGCCTACGGCGCGGCGCCCGAGCACTATCCGGTGGTCGGCGCGACGCTGCTGTGGACCCTGGAGAAGGGCCTTGGCGAAGCCTGGACGCCCGAGCTGGCAAAGGCCTGGACCGACGCCTACGGCGTGCTGTCCGGCTACATGATGTCCGAGGCCTACGGCGCACAGCCGCAGGCCGCCGAATAG
- a CDS encoding NAD(P)/FAD-dependent oxidoreductase, translating to MSEPLVIVGNGMAAARLVDELAKTALGRYAVAVIGEEPRLAYNRVLLSSVLAGETGSHEIELRPADWWRHRGVTVRYGYRVTEIDVGRRELKIEGEESMEYSKLVLATGSTPLRLNLPGADLAGVHTFRDTRDVDLLLTLAAARKRVVVVGGGLLGLEAAYGLAKAGAPVTLLHLMDRLMERQLDGPAADLLKTLVERKGIRVLLNASTVRIHGDGHVEAVELADGSRIEADAVIFAAGIRPNVALAKEAGIAVNRGVVVNDVMQTSSSDIFALGECAEHRGTCYGLVEPAYEQARVLARHLAGRPAAYQGSVVSTNLKVSGVSVFSAGDFMGGEGSESLVLTDRRRGTYKKLVIADGRLTGAVLIGDNADALWYLELIRNGDKVAAIRTDMMFGRAPARPPRAA from the coding sequence GTGAGTGAACCGCTGGTCATCGTCGGTAACGGTATGGCGGCCGCGCGTCTGGTCGACGAGCTCGCCAAGACCGCGCTCGGCCGCTACGCGGTCGCCGTGATCGGCGAGGAGCCGCGGCTCGCTTACAATCGCGTGCTGCTCTCATCCGTGCTGGCCGGCGAGACCGGTTCGCACGAGATCGAGCTGCGGCCGGCGGACTGGTGGCGCCATCGCGGCGTCACCGTGCGCTACGGCTATCGCGTCACCGAAATCGATGTCGGCCGCCGCGAGCTCAAGATCGAGGGCGAGGAGAGCATGGAATATTCCAAGCTCGTGCTCGCCACGGGATCGACGCCGCTGCGGCTCAATTTGCCGGGCGCCGACCTCGCCGGCGTGCACACCTTTCGCGACACCCGCGACGTCGACCTCTTGCTGACGCTGGCCGCGGCCAGGAAGCGCGTCGTCGTCGTCGGCGGCGGCCTGCTCGGACTTGAAGCAGCCTACGGCCTCGCCAAGGCGGGGGCGCCGGTGACGCTGCTGCATCTGATGGACCGTTTGATGGAGCGCCAGCTCGACGGGCCGGCTGCCGATCTGCTCAAGACGCTGGTCGAGCGCAAGGGCATCCGCGTCCTGCTCAACGCCTCGACCGTCCGCATCCATGGCGATGGACATGTCGAGGCCGTCGAGCTTGCCGATGGCAGCCGTATCGAGGCCGACGCCGTGATCTTCGCTGCCGGTATCAGGCCGAACGTCGCGCTGGCGAAAGAGGCGGGCATAGCCGTCAATCGCGGCGTGGTCGTCAACGACGTCATGCAGACGTCCTCGTCCGACATTTTCGCGCTCGGCGAGTGTGCCGAGCATCGCGGCACTTGCTACGGCCTGGTCGAGCCCGCCTACGAGCAGGCGCGGGTGCTGGCGCGGCACCTGGCCGGCCGGCCTGCCGCCTATCAGGGCAGCGTGGTCTCGACCAATCTGAAGGTGTCCGGCGTCAGCGTGTTCTCCGCCGGCGACTTCATGGGCGGGGAGGGCAGCGAGAGCCTGGTGCTGACCGACCGCAGGCGCGGCACCTACAAGAAGCTGGTGATCGCGGACGGCCGGCTCACCGGTGCGGTGCTGATCGGCGATAACGCCGATGCGCTCTGGTATCTCGAGCTGATCCGCAATGGCGACAAGGTGGCGGCGATCCGCACCGACATGATGTTCGGCCGCGCGCCCGCGCGTCCTCCCAGGGCGGCGTGA